The Brassica napus cultivar Da-Ae chromosome C1, Da-Ae, whole genome shotgun sequence DNA segment CAAATGGTTGTGAGAATACACTTTTACTTGAAGATACTAATTTAAAGACAATGgtggaagaaaaaaacaaacacaacttGAGTCACGTTACGTGGCTTCCTACTAATTCCGTGACAGAAGAAAACAACAGACACAACAACACGACTTCCGTGACACTAGAAAACAAGAACAGAAGCCCACTCCGTGAAACGAAAGACAAGAAACTATGACCACAATAAAACAAGAACAGAAGACCACTGGCAGAAGTACTTCACACGGTTGCTCCCATGCTACTCCGACCAGCCTGAAACCAAAGCACAACACAGAAGAACAACAATGGCATTAATAACAACAATAAGATTAATACATAACACACAAGAACAACAATAAGATTAAGAATCATGCTAAACAGAACATAAGAAACATAACACACAAGAACAACAATAAGATTAACGACAAAGCTAAACATAACATGATAAAATAAACAGACACAGAGCATGATACTCTCTGGCTCAACCAGAAAGTCTGATACGTCGAGATGAGTATCATCGTTTAAACCATGAAAGGAAGGCCCGGGTTCATCAGAGATGAAGTTTGTTTCCcctcttcctttctcttttccCTTTTGGGATTCTCTATACAGATCGGCTAAATGTTTTGGTGTACGACAACTACGTACCCAATGACCTTTCATGCCGCATCTGTAGCAAACCTTTCCTGTTTGCCTTTTATCATCCCGGTCCTTTTCATTCCTTTCATTCTCATGGAAGTTCTTATTATTTCTTTCATCATAGGGACggaatcttcttcctcgtcctctccAATTATCATAATTGGATGATGCAACATTCGCTTCAGGGAATGGAGCATATCCAGTGGGACGAGTTTGATGGTTTAAAGTCACGAGTTGATTATTATGCTCCGCTACAAGGAGGACTTGCATCAACTCCGAGTAACGGGTATATCCATTCACCCGGTACTGTTGCTGCAGGATTACATTTTCAGGATGAAACGTGGAGAGAGTTTTCTCGATAATATCATAATCACGTATTTTCTCTCCACATAACATCATCCTCGAAGTAATTCCGAACATCGCGGAATTAAACTCACTAACACTTTTGTAATCCTGGAACCGGAGATGGATCCACTCGTGTTTAGCTTTCGGTAAGATCACATATTTCTGGTGATCAAACCTCTCTTTTAAAGATTTCTAGAGGTCACAAAGATCCTCTTTCGTAATATATTCATCCTTTAAACCATCATGGATGTGGTGTCGTAAAAATATCATGGCTTTTGCTTTTTTCTCATCCGACACCGTTTTTGAACTATCGATGGTTTCCAAAAGCCCGTTTCCTCTCAGGTGCATCTTTGCACCCACTGCCCAtgt contains these protein-coding regions:
- the LOC106370044 gene encoding uncharacterized protein LOC106370044, whose amino-acid sequence is MFGITSRMMLCGEKIRDYDIIEKTLSTFHPENVILQQQYRVNGYTRYSELMQVLLVAEHNNQLVTLNHQTRPTGYAPFPEANVASSNYDNWRGRGRRFRPYDERNNKNFHENERNEKDRDDKRQTGKVCYRCGMKGHWVRSCRTPKHLADLYRESQKGKEKGRGETNFISDEPGPSFHGLNDDTHLDVSDFLVEPESIMLCAGRSSMGATV